In Dasypus novemcinctus isolate mDasNov1 chromosome 10, mDasNov1.1.hap2, whole genome shotgun sequence, one DNA window encodes the following:
- the LOC101435005 gene encoding olfactory receptor 51I2-like: MVLYNDSAYRPFLLTGFPGLEASHPVISILFCVLYLIALIGNSAILVVIWVEESLHAPMYLFLSMLAASDLGLCIATLPTLLKLFWFNVREINFDACLIQMFFIHVFSLMESGILLTMAFDRYVAISNPLRYTMILTNATIAKIGVGLVTRAVTVFFPVFFLIKRLKFCKANVLSHSYCLHPDIIKLSCSDHRINSIYGFIILLLTFGMDSVLILLSYLKILITVLHIASQEEQFKALNTCVSHICAVLLVYVPMLGVSIIHRFGKHAPPVVHIIMGYVYLLVPPVLNPVVYCIKTREISTRILEFGHFSVTASNCISTQLSVFLLTGIPGLEDFHIWIAIPFSFMYLLAVLGNGLVMAEVAWDRKCQEPVYLFLAMPAFNDVLLCTVTVPKMLIIFWQGPSPSTFPACLTQMFFVHALFLSESAVLLAMAFDPYVAICAPLHCTTLLIGSLIGKVDWLWLPGVWL; the protein is encoded by the exons ATGGTCCTTTACAACGACAGTGCCTACAGACCCTTCCTATTGACTGGGTTCCCTGGCCTGGAGGCCTCCCATCCAGTGATCTCCATTTTGTTTTGTGTCCTGTACCTCATTGCCCTTATAGGGAATAGTGCCATTTTAGTAGTTATCTGGGTGGAAGAGTCACTTCATGCTCCCATGTACCTTTTTCTCTCCATGTTGGCTGCAAGTGACCTCGGACTCTGTATTGCCACACTGCCCACACTGCTCAAGCTTTTCTGGTTCAATGTCCGTGAAATAAACTTTGATGCCTGCCTCATCCAGATGTTCTTCATCCATGTTTTCTCTCTAATGGAATCAGGCATCCTGCTCACCATGGCTTTTGATCGCTATGTGGCAATTTCCAACCCACTCAGATACACTATGATTTTGACTAATGCCACCATTGCCAAGATAGGTGTGGGACTTGTGACAAGGGCTGTGACAGTTTTCTTCCCAGTATTCTTTCTAATTAAACGACTAAAGTTTTGTAAAGCCAACGTGCTCTCCCACTCATACTGCCTGCACCCAGATATCATCAAGCTTTCCTGTTCTGACCACCGCATCAATAGCATTTATGGCTTCATCATCCTTCTCCTCACCTTTGGCATGGACTCTGTGCTCATCCTCCTCTCTTATTTAAAGATCCTGATCACTGTGCTGCACATTGCTTCACAGGAAGAACAATTCAAGGCCCTCAACACTTGCGTCTCCCACATCTGTGCTGTGCTGCTGGTCTATGTCCCTATGCTGGGGGTGTCCATTATTCATCGCTTTGGGAAGCATGCTCCACCTGTGGTGCACATTATCATGGGCTATGTGTACCTGTTAGTACCTCCTGTTCTCAACCCCGTTGTGTACTGCATTAAGACCCGGGAGATAAGCACCCGTATTTTGG AATTTGGTCACTTCTCTGTAACAGCATCTAACTGTATATCCACTCAACTCAGTGTCTTTCTGCTGACCGGTATCCCAGGATTAGAAGACTTCCACATCTGGATCGCCATTCCTTTCAGTTTCATGTACCTTCTGGCTGTGTTAGGCAATGGCCTGGTTATGGCAGAGGTGGCCTGGGACAGGAAATGTCAGGAGCCCGTGTATCTTTTCCTGGCCATGCCGGCATTCAACGATGTCCTTCTTTGTACAGTCACAGtgcccaaaatgcttataatctTCTGGCAAGGCCCTTCTCCATCAACATTTCCTGCCTGCCTCACACAGATGTTTTTTGTTCATGCTCTGTTTCTGTCTGAATCTGCAGTTCTTCTGGCCATGGCTTTTGATCCCTATGTAGCCATCTGTGCACCACTCCACTGTACGACCCTACTTATAGGCTCTCTCATTGGCAAGGTGGATTGGCTCTGGTTGCCCGGAGTGTGGCTGTAG